The segment GAAAAAACAGCAGCGGGAAGCCGCGGCGTGAAGCGCCCTTTGCGGCTGATCTTCTTCGGCACCCCGGACTTTGCGGTGCCCACCCTGGAGGCCCTGGCCGCAGCCGGGGAGGAGGTAGCCGCGGTGGTCACTCAGCCGGACAGGCCCAAGGGGCGCGGACAAAGACCTACGCCGCCGCCGGTGAAGGTGCGGGCCCAAGCCCTGGGCCTGCCGGTCCTGCAGCCCACCCGGCTCAAGGATCCGGAGTTTTTGGGGGAGCTTCAGAATCTGGCCCCGGAGCTCCTGGTGGTGGCCGCCTACGGCCGCCTGCTGCCCCCGGAGCTGCTGGCGCTTCCCGAGGTGGGCTGCCTCAATGTCCATGCGTCGCTTTTGCCCCGCTACCGGGGGGCGGCGCCGGTGGCGTGGGCCCTCATCCACGGCGAGACCGAGACCGGCGTCACCATCATGTGGATGGTGGAGGAGCTGGACGCCGGGCCCATCTTTCTCCAGGAGCGGGTGCCCATCCGCCCCGAGGACAACGCCGGTACCTTGAGCGCCCGGCTGGCGGAAGTGGGGGCGCACCTATTGGTAAGGGCCCTGGAGCATCTCAGGCGGGGGGAGGCCATCAAAATCCCGCAGCCCGACAGCGGGGTGACCTACGCTCCCCCCCTCACGCCCGAGATGCAGCGCCTGGACTTCACCTGGGAGGCCAAGGCAGTGGCCGGCCGCATCCGGGGGCTGGACCCGGAGCCCGGGGCTTACACGCTCTTCCAGGGGCAGCGCCTGAAGCTCTTCGGCGCCCGGGTGGCCAAAGAGACGGGCTCCGAGGCGCCGCCAGGCACCGTGCTGGGCCTTACCCCCGACGGCCTGGAGATCGCCTGCGGGCACGGCACGGTCACGGTGCGGGAGCTGCAGATGCCCGGCCGCAGACGCCTGCCGGCGGCGGATTTCCTGAGGGGGCGCCCCTTGGTGGGCGACATTCTGGGACACGACTAAATGCCGGACACCCCGACCTTAAACGGCGGCAACTCCTTCAAGCCTCAGAAACGCACCTTTCTCGGGCTGCTCGTCCTCACCGCTTTCCTCTTCATCCTGCTTTTGGGTCTCCTGTGGTATGTCCCGTATGTGGGGCTGCAGACCCTGCATCCCCGTCTGCCCCTGATTTTGGGCCTGCTCTTTGCCGGCTTGGCCCTGGCGGTCCTTTTTGCCGTGGGCATTCTCGGCCTCACTGTGGCTTTGGGCCGGGATCTGCCCTTTTCCCGCTCCCTTCGGGGCCTGCTCATCAAGCTGCTTTTGCCCCTCATGAGCGGCGTGGGGCAGGTCCTGGGCATCAGCAAGGACCGGGTGCGCCGCTCCTTCATCGAAATCAACAACCAACTGGTGCTGGCGCAGCGGCCCCGGGCCACTGCGGAGCAGATGCTGCTCCTCATGCCCCACTGTCTGCAGTTTCATGAATGCCAGTTCCGCATCACCGGCAACGTCCTGCACTGCAAGCGCTGCGGCAAGTGCCCCATCAAGGGCCTGGCGGAGCTCTCGGAGAAATACGGCGTCGGCCTGGCGGTGGCCACCGGCGGCACCCTGGCCCGGCGCATCGTGGTGGAGCGCCGCCCCCGCCTCATCATCGCGGTGGCCTGCGAACGGGACCTGGCCAGCGGCATCCAGGACAGCTATCCCCTCCCCGTGTTCGGCATCACCAATCAGCGCCCCTTCGGCCCCTGCTACGACACCCAGGTGGACCTGGCCCGGGTGGAGGAGGCCCTGACCACCTTTCTCCTGCCGTCCCCGGGCACCCCGGAGAAACCGACGCCCTGAGGGCCTGATTGGCCTTCGTGGCGAAAGGGCCAGGGATCAAGGATTCCTGCCCCTTCACCCAAACCCAATCCCCACCCCATCTCTCTGGCCGGGATTTGGTGCACATTGACTCGGGTTCCGCCACCCTTTAAGATGGAACCATAAAAAGAGGCCTGATGGGAGAGGGGGCCAGGGACCAATGGCTCTCGCCCCCTCTCCCAGACCCTCTCCCGCAACTCCACCATAGGCCTGTTTGGGAGGGCAGCCAGGCTTCCCCTCACAACAAGGATACGCCAGTCATGGGACTCATCAAAACCCCCCGGGCTTTGGTAGAGGAGGTCCTTGAGCGGGCCGACATCCGGGTCAACGGCAGCCGGCCCTGGGACCTCCAGGTGTACGATGAGCGTCTCTTCAGCCGGGTGCTCCGGGAAGGCTCCTTGGGGCTGGGGGAGTCCTACATGGACGGCTGGTGGGAGGCGGAACGCCTGGATGAGTTCTTCACCAAAGTCCTGGCTGCGGACCTGGAGAGGGAGAACTTCGGCCGGGTCAAAAAGCTCCTCCTCAGCGCCGGGCAGGTGCTCCTCAATCCCCAGCGGCGCTCCCGGGCTTACCACATCGGCGAGCACCACTACGACATCGGCAACGACCTCTATCAGGCCATGCTGGACAAGAGGCTGGTCTATTCCTGTGCCTACTGGCGGGACGGCGCCCGCAACCTGGACGAAG is part of the Desulfobaccales bacterium genome and harbors:
- the fmt gene encoding methionyl-tRNA formyltransferase — its product is MKRPLRLIFFGTPDFAVPTLEALAAAGEEVAAVVTQPDRPKGRGQRPTPPPVKVRAQALGLPVLQPTRLKDPEFLGELQNLAPELLVVAAYGRLLPPELLALPEVGCLNVHASLLPRYRGAAPVAWALIHGETETGVTIMWMVEELDAGPIFLQERVPIRPEDNAGTLSARLAEVGAHLLVRALEHLRRGEAIKIPQPDSGVTYAPPLTPEMQRLDFTWEAKAVAGRIRGLDPEPGAYTLFQGQRLKLFGARVAKETGSEAPPGTVLGLTPDGLEIACGHGTVTVRELQMPGRRRLPAADFLRGRPLVGDILGHD
- a CDS encoding DUF116 domain-containing protein, with translation MPDTPTLNGGNSFKPQKRTFLGLLVLTAFLFILLLGLLWYVPYVGLQTLHPRLPLILGLLFAGLALAVLFAVGILGLTVALGRDLPFSRSLRGLLIKLLLPLMSGVGQVLGISKDRVRRSFIEINNQLVLAQRPRATAEQMLLLMPHCLQFHECQFRITGNVLHCKRCGKCPIKGLAELSEKYGVGLAVATGGTLARRIVVERRPRLIIAVACERDLASGIQDSYPLPVFGITNQRPFGPCYDTQVDLARVEEALTTFLLPSPGTPEKPTP